Within Vespa velutina chromosome 8, iVesVel2.1, whole genome shotgun sequence, the genomic segment GTTTTGATTTTATCAATGACAAAGTAACTACTTTAAAACAAACAATgaataagtatatgtataagtgaaagaaagaaagaaagagagaaagagagagagagagagagagagagagagagagagagagagagagagagagagagagaaagagaaatgacacGTTCCTTCTCCAACATCATCacaatcatcatcgtcatgCAAACCATTCttctaatcattatcattatcattatcgtcgtcATGATCGTCATATCATCGTcattcattatcatcgttatcatcatgaTCGTCCCGACACAAGCACGGAGCTCGGTCACTCGGAATCTTCGACTTGGCACTGAAGAGAAGCTACGCGGCGACGAAAGTAGACGACCTTGAACTGGTCATCATCATTGGGTCGCATCAAAATAGGCCGAACTTGGTCCTGAGGAACTCCTTTAGGGGGACATAGTATTGGTTCCTTAAGGCCACCATTTCTGGCGTCTTACGCAGGCTGTTGAATATAGTAGCATCCGTTTCGAAGATTAATACGAGACTGACAAAAAACACTGTTAGGGCAAGCATGAAGGCCGGAACGAAGCGTCGAAGGATTCGCAGACTCCTATGCCTTAACTTTCCTTGGAATCTACGAGCCAGATgcgattgttgttgttgttgttgttgttgttttaattgttgttgatgatgttgctgttgttgttgttgttgctgctggtgTTGATGTTGATGCTGATGTTGATGCTTTTGTTGTAAACAAAGCTTGGAATTTTGAAGCTTTTGCATTTTTGGTACTGGTGTTACCGACCTACTATGAGGTTTACCGGATGCATCCAACAGCTGACTCTCCGATGACGAATGATCGAAGGAATCTCTGAAGTAATAATCGTTTGCCTCCCCCTCGTGCTGACCGACTGAAACAATAGACATCAATTgattattagatttttaattatacccTTATCTCCTTGAtttatgttccttttttctttctttttctttttttgtttgctttgtcttgttttattttgttttcttctgtttaaatatctattttcttttttactctcgtTCATCATCATcgaagtaaaaattattatttcatcgttattcTTATAGATTTACTTCGAGGATCGAACGCGAATAAAGAGTTTGATTTCTACTAGGGCCTACAACATGTAAAGATTCTGgttgaataaatattactgATCAAGGATTACAACGAGAATCTTTTTTTCAGGCTAGTTCGAGAGCAGCTCGACATCAAAggctatatataatatgcgaCGACTTATCGTTAACAGGCACAGGCCCATGCTTGACCGCAATAATATgcaaaacagaaagaaatttgaaagtaaacgaaaaaaggaaaaaaaaagaaatatatatatatatatatatatgtgtataaatatataatatttatatataaatggatagatagatatacaatatatcGAAAGCTCGAACGTACTAAACCAACAGCATGTTGGAAATAGAATagattagatagatagaaaaatagaaatggaggaagagatagaaaaaggaagagagagaaagagaaaaagagagagagagagagagagagagagagagagagaaagagagagagagagagaaaagagagagataaagagataaagagaatagaaagagataaaaagatagaaaatccCAGGATGATCCAGCATAGATCCGTAAGGATCACGAGGATCGATCTTACCTGATTTTAAAACAGAATCGATCCCATTTCGATCGTTATTCCGAGATGATTGCAGATGATCGTAGTAAACGCAACCATTCGTAGTTGCCGTCGAATCTTTCGAGTTGATATTTGTGATCGATGTTGTCGGCGtcttcgtaatatttttcgaatctCGAATTGTCATCTCTGTGTTGCAGTCGTATCGACTTTGGACTTTTCTTACCTGACAAAAATCGTCATGAATCGAGTTGATTTCCGTCCCGTCGGGAACGTCGACGtttaactttgttttattCGTTGAAACGCTTCCGTTCGAGACATACTTCTTCGACGTCAATGACATTGTTGTTCCtgtcattgttgttattgttgttgttgtcggtGTAGCAATAGTAGTAGCAGTGATGCTAGTAGTCGCTGTCGGCGATGACAAtgatgaggaagaggagaaggataCCGAAGTCAATGAAGGCTTAACAACTGGTACCTTCGAGGTCTTGATTATCAATGCGGTAGATCTGACGACCTTGGGACTCTTTTCAAGGGCATTTATACGTTGCCTAACGACGTTATCGATATCACGGCCAACTAGCTCCTCCGAGCCTATCACTATTCTCTGACTGTACAACGTTTGCGGTCGGTTCAGCGTGCTCTTGGGAAATTTCAGTTTAACTTTCGCGTGGTTTGTGGTAGTAGCGGaggtagtagtactagtagtagtagtagaagtagaagtagtagaagtagtagaagtagtagcagtagtggtggtagtggtggtggtagtggtggtggtggtggtggtggtagtagtggtggtggtgttgttGTGGGTGGCACTCGCATGCGTATCTTTTTCGTCTACGGctaaaagaacagaaaaaaaagggaaggaaaaataaacggatgacaaaaaaaaaaaaataaaagaaaaaaaagaaaaggaaaaagaaagaaagaaagaaagaaagaaaggaagaaagaagaaagaaagaaagaagcaaataGAATAAGCGCCGACGATTACTGCGGTGAGGCTCTGAAGCCTGAGATTAGAAACGAtcgtttcgatctttttttgcCTGATAACGATCGTCTTGTTAGATATTCAGTGACATGCAATTattaaatgagagaaagaaagacagaaaaagagatattgaGGATCTCTCATTTAACCCTGTATAAtgtttctcattattttcaaataatacatttatgttTATCTGTCTTACAATccaattttatatgtatatatatatatatatatatatatatatatatatatataattttgtaatagagttttaatatattttaaatacactagtataagttatattattagtttcacaatatataatttttaataaaattttaatataaataatataattatacaaatatatatgtatatatatgtcatcCTATTCGTTTCATATAAcgtaagttttttcttttctttttgttttctatttaaaacataaaaaattaaaatgaattataaaggATTAAGAATCATGCtattattcatcatttttaaacactataaaatttgtcttctctctctctctctctctctctctctctctctctctctttctctcttattaaaaacatttttacaattaattcatTCCACATTCCACACTATTCATTCTACTTCACATCCAATCAAAATCATTTTAGATattcctctctgtctctctttttctcgctctctctctctctctctctttctttcgcacgGCACATTGCCGTGACACGTGACTCGTGACACCTCGTGTTCGAGAGAATGTCGTGTGTCTTAACAGGCGATCGTTAACgtaatctaattaattaaatatatatacatagatatttacataaatacatacacacataaataaatgataagtcGAACGAAACGTCCCTTTTAAAATCCATTCATTttgatcattaatatatttcttcatataaattatcggagaataaaaattcttttcccatttctttatttatttacttctttctttctttctttattttttttctttccttcttttttttctttattatccgatcatttcgttcgtttattcttAATATCATTGACTCATGCAATCGAATCAAATGCGTCTGATAATAACGAGCATTTTAAACGTGCACttctcttttaaatctttACGAGTCATTGAATCGTACAAAGGATTgagaattcttttatatttatttttattttatttatttcttccttctttttctataaaaatattaatacgatctttatatttttccttaaaCGATTCAACATTTTCTCATTTAGATTTAACCTAAGagaatatcttattaatattttatgagatAAATCATCCAaagattatttgttattatatgcatgaataattatgaaattagcccaagtcaaatatttcaatatatattttttttttcattaattttatgatattatattaaaaaaaaaaaaaaaaaaaaaaaaaaaaaaaaaaaaaaaaaaaaaaaaaaaaacacaaatggttatatgtatataaatttgatcttAATGCAAATATTCTTTGTTGACTTAGGTAACTTTTATGATCACAAGTTCATATAACTAAAAATCAATAACTGTGAGCATATAATAACGAGAGCACACAATAAACttttctatacatttttaaaaattataattaattaaatgaaatcatttatttcattcgtaagACAcgataattgaatatttatatttagaaatcaATCGAAGGATTGATTTATCGAATCGAttgtttgtataaaaaatttatgcgaTACATgtcagattaatttttttttctacaatgaAAACAATCTAATAATACGCTAcatcgtattatttttaatttaatttctttaatttttacagataaaaagtatttatcaaatttcaccattttatatattctacgaatcgttaagaaaaaaaagaaaaaaaaaaagaaaaaaaaaaagaaaagaaaaaaaaaaaagaagaaaaaaccatacatatatacgcatgtatgtTTCTCGTgtcttatcaattaattattaaaaattaattaattattatggaacaattaattatttaataattatcgtacGCTCACGTCACATGCTTTTATGACTAATGAAAGAAACACATTCGACAAAACCCTCGTGGATGTAATAAAagagggacagagaaagagacaaagaaaaggggagattgaaagagaaagagagagagagagagagagagagagagagagagagagagagagagaaggagatagagaaagatgaagattaagataaagacaaagacaaagataaagaCAATCCTGAATTggtaaacaataacaatatataacaaatataaatatgagagGGATAGAGTATAGACCAACCATTGTTTCTCCTCGCATGAATCTCTTGGTCCTCCGATACGGTCTCCAGAAGAGGCAAGGTATTGTCTGGACAGTAGGGTGAGCTGAGAGGAACTCCTGTACCAC encodes:
- the LOC124951105 gene encoding A-agglutinin anchorage subunit isoform X4, which encodes MHEGNYISEHKLLLKQTETIEEKAMELHQTELKGFTQEEAETRFLGLASKLDTYAVDPHPVKDHRGTQLYLGINHCGILTFQGSRKTHHFRWSEVQKINYEGKMFIVHLTINEDVRTKVSRFLAVARAICVQKKHTVGFKCPTGSNCRHVWKCAIEQMLFFTLPKASDAPVVSGGSIFSWGTKFKYTGRTEREVLEETGPLRKEEPPIQRCQTTCLRRKASSVPATPSTPSQDLVEIRYSSLPRSCHSAGLDGTGMSEGGTGVPLSSPYCPDNTLPLLETVSEDQEIHARRNNAVDEKDTHASATHNNTTTTTTTTTTTTTTTTTTTTTATTSTTSTTSTSTTTTSTTTSATTTNHAKVKLKFPKSTLNRPQTLYSQRIVIGSEELVGRDIDNVVRQRINALEKSPKVVRSTALIIKTSKVPVVKPSLTSVSFSSSSSLSSPTATTSITATTIATPTTTTITTMTGTTMSLTSKKYVSNGSVSTNKTKLNVDVPDGTEINSIHDDFCQVRKVQSRYDCNTEMTIRDSKNITKTPTTSITNINSKDSTATTNGCVYYDHLQSSRNNDRNGIDSVLKSVGQHEGEANDYYFRDSFDHSSSESQLLDASGKPHSRSVTPVPKMQKLQNSKLCLQQKHQHQHQHQHQQQQQQQQQHHQQQLKQQQQQQQQSHLARRFQGKLRHRSLRILRRFVPAFMLALTVFFVSLVLIFETDATIFNSLRKTPEMVALRNQYYVPLKEFLRTKFGLF
- the LOC124951105 gene encoding uncharacterized protein LOC124951105 isoform X1, with the protein product MLKFGSKSDVTVVHRATIRLLDDSEIIHCDFEPQHKGMYILEYVCKQLNILETDYFGLRYVDHCRQRHWLDLGKTAIKQVKDMDPILFSFRVKFYPPDPLRLKEEITKYQVYQQLKRDLLHGRLYCSPGEAALLAACIVQSELGDYDPEMHEGNYISEHKLLLKQTETIEEKAMELHQTELKGFTQEEAETRFLGLASKLDTYAVDPHPVKDHRGTQLYLGINHCGILTFQGSRKTHHFRWSEVQKINYEGKMFIVHLTINEDVRTKVSRFLAVARAICVQKKHTVGFKCPTGSNCRHVWKCAIEQMLFFTLPKASDAPVVSGGSIFSWGTKFKYTGRTEREVLEETGPLRKEEPPIQRCQTTCLRRKASSVPATPSTPSQDLVEIRYSSLPRSCHSAGLDGTGMSEGGTGVPLSSPYCPDNTLPLLETVSEDQEIHARRNNAVDEKDTHASATHNNTTTTTTTTTTTTTTTTTTTTTATTSTTSTTSTSTTTTSTTTSATTTNHAKVKLKFPKSTLNRPQTLYSQRIVIGSEELVGRDIDNVVRQRINALEKSPKVVRSTALIIKTSKVPVVKPSLTSVSFSSSSSLSSPTATTSITATTIATPTTTTITTMTGTTMSLTSKKYVSNGSVSTNKTKLNVDVPDGTEINSIHDDFCQVRKVQSRYDCNTEMTIRDSKNITKTPTTSITNINSKDSTATTNGCVYYDHLQSSRNNDRNGIDSVLKSVGQHEGEANDYYFRDSFDHSSSESQLLDASGKPHSRSVTPVPKMQKLQNSKLCLQQKHQHQHQHQHQQQQQQQQQHHQQQLKQQQQQQQQSHLARRFQGKLRHRSLRILRRFVPAFMLALTVFFVSLVLIFETDATIFNSLRKTPEMVALRNQYYVPLKEFLRTKFGLF
- the LOC124951105 gene encoding uncharacterized protein LOC124951105 isoform X2, with product MLKFGSKSDVTVVHRATIRLLDDSEIIHCDFEPQHKGMYILEYVCKQLNILETDYFGLRYVDHCRQRHWLDLGKTAIKQVKDMDPILFSFRVKFYPPDPLRLKEEITKYQVYQQLKRDLLHGRLYCSPGEAALLAACIVQSELGDYDPEMHEGNYISEHKLLLKQTETIEEKAMELHQTELKGFTQEEAETRFLGLASKLDTYAVDPHPVKDHRGTQLYLGINHCGILTFQGSRKTHHFRWSEVQKINYEGKMFIVHLTINEDVRTKKKHTVGFKCPTGSNCRHVWKCAIEQMLFFTLPKASDAPVVSGGSIFSWGTKFKYTGRTEREVLEETGPLRKEEPPIQRCQTTCLRRKASSVPATPSTPSQDLVEIRYSSLPRSCHSAGLDGTGMSEGGTGVPLSSPYCPDNTLPLLETVSEDQEIHARRNNAVDEKDTHASATHNNTTTTTTTTTTTTTTTTTTTTTATTSTTSTTSTSTTTTSTTTSATTTNHAKVKLKFPKSTLNRPQTLYSQRIVIGSEELVGRDIDNVVRQRINALEKSPKVVRSTALIIKTSKVPVVKPSLTSVSFSSSSSLSSPTATTSITATTIATPTTTTITTMTGTTMSLTSKKYVSNGSVSTNKTKLNVDVPDGTEINSIHDDFCQVRKVQSRYDCNTEMTIRDSKNITKTPTTSITNINSKDSTATTNGCVYYDHLQSSRNNDRNGIDSVLKSVGQHEGEANDYYFRDSFDHSSSESQLLDASGKPHSRSVTPVPKMQKLQNSKLCLQQKHQHQHQHQHQQQQQQQQQHHQQQLKQQQQQQQQSHLARRFQGKLRHRSLRILRRFVPAFMLALTVFFVSLVLIFETDATIFNSLRKTPEMVALRNQYYVPLKEFLRTKFGLF
- the LOC124951105 gene encoding uncharacterized protein LOC124951105 isoform X3, with product MLKFGSKSDVTVVHRATIRLLDDSEIIHCDFEPQHKGMYILEYVCKQLNILETDYFGLRYVDHCRQRHWLDLGKTAIKQVKDMDPILFSFRVKFYPPDPLRLKEEITKYQVYQQLKRDLLHGRLYCSPGEAALLAACIVQSELGDYDPEMHEGNYISEHKLLLKQTETIEEKAMELHQTELKGFTQEEAETRFLGLASKLDTYAVDPHPVKDHRGTQLYLGINHCGILTFQGSRKTHHFRWSEVQKINYEGKMFIVHLTINEKKHTVGFKCPTGSNCRHVWKCAIEQMLFFTLPKASDAPVVSGGSIFSWGTKFKYTGRTEREVLEETGPLRKEEPPIQRCQTTCLRRKASSVPATPSTPSQDLVEIRYSSLPRSCHSAGLDGTGMSEGGTGVPLSSPYCPDNTLPLLETVSEDQEIHARRNNAVDEKDTHASATHNNTTTTTTTTTTTTTTTTTTTTTATTSTTSTTSTSTTTTSTTTSATTTNHAKVKLKFPKSTLNRPQTLYSQRIVIGSEELVGRDIDNVVRQRINALEKSPKVVRSTALIIKTSKVPVVKPSLTSVSFSSSSSLSSPTATTSITATTIATPTTTTITTMTGTTMSLTSKKYVSNGSVSTNKTKLNVDVPDGTEINSIHDDFCQVRKVQSRYDCNTEMTIRDSKNITKTPTTSITNINSKDSTATTNGCVYYDHLQSSRNNDRNGIDSVLKSVGQHEGEANDYYFRDSFDHSSSESQLLDASGKPHSRSVTPVPKMQKLQNSKLCLQQKHQHQHQHQHQQQQQQQQQHHQQQLKQQQQQQQQSHLARRFQGKLRHRSLRILRRFVPAFMLALTVFFVSLVLIFETDATIFNSLRKTPEMVALRNQYYVPLKEFLRTKFGLF